Genomic window (Helicoverpa zea isolate HzStark_Cry1AcR chromosome 9, ilHelZeax1.1, whole genome shotgun sequence):
TGCGACACCGCTCTGGGCAGATGCTGTGGAGCCTACAACTGCTCCCGTTTATGCTTCGCGATTGGTgcgatatttaattaaaaccagcGCGTTAAACTTCCCCGGCGGCATACCCACTTCGCTGTTGAATACAGGTGAACAGTGGGACTTTCCGAATACCTGGCCTCCACTCCAGAGCATTATGATCGGTGGCCTGGAGAGAAGCGGTTACGAAGAAGCGAGAAAGTTGGCAAGGGAACAAGTTAAAATTTGGATTCGTGCGAATTACATCGGCTATACCAAGTATCAGAAAATGTTTGAGAAGTACAACTGTGTACAGCCAGGAGAGAATGGAAGTGGTGGGGAGTATATAGTTCAGTCTGGCTTCGGATGGACCAACGGAATTGTTTTGGAACTTTTACAGAGATATGGAAAGGAGTTGGTGCTCGATGAAAATGGTGAAGACGACTATCCTACCGTACGAATGGTGTAGTAGAGATATGCTATTTAGACCTGTTTGATTATGaactataagaaaaataaaagtgtcTCGTGATCAATGACTTGTGTAGTATTAAGTTTAATAATTTCTGATAAATCAAGATATCGTGTTACTTCTAAGAATTGAAATAGCCTGTAGCTTTCcgtgtttttatgtaggtacctactcgtaaCGAAATACTAGCCAGACGTGACAATGTGACGGAGTTGAATGAAAACTTGTTTGTGAAATGGGAAACTTATTTCTCACGTACtttctatttaattaatgattgtTCTCATCTAAGCATCATTTGATTGGAGTCTGCACTATCCTATCCATATGGTTGATTATATACTTGAAATAACGAATTATGTTTAGCTACCTAGCTACCCAAAttcatagttttcttttttataattgtaCAAACGTGAGTAGAGCTACaatgtttattaaattcttgtttcataatatattttttctcaacTAAAATAAGGTTGAATATGTACAAGGAAGTTCAATGgttattattagttattacGGAAAATGTACTTAGTGCCTTTACCTAAGAAATATCGGAATTACTGTTTAACTATAAACAAAAGTgtacataatttaaatgaagttgattaaattatgttttgtattaaaatatggtttttaattattaattaagtgtTAATAGTAACCATCTATCTATTAgtaggccagataggcagtcgctgcgtataaaacactggtaggtacgtAAATCCTATACAACTGCCtccaattagactggaagccgacctcattAATTGGGAAAAGGTACTTATTCATCTGTTATAGGTACCTCGTCATTATTGATTTGTCTAACACATTGAAGACCTACTTAAATttctatcaatttattttgaatgcaACCTTGGAGTATTTCGATCGAGGCAAAACACGTAATTCCAATATTATTAGTGTTAagtttggaaaataaataatatttctaatatCGGTACTTTAAGGTCGCATGCACCTATTTAATTAATCTTTAAAATTGCTACGTAGGTACCTAGAAGCTCACTTGTTATTCATCAAAACTGCAGTGTGTGCCAATATAAAAACTGCAGCGTGTGCCAATATAAAAACTGCAGCGTGTGCCAATATAAAAATGCGTTACACAGCATTAGGtagttacattaattaattgttttgacCGATTAGTTAGGCATTCAAAACGTTGCAAATAAAGctatttaaatatcaaaacaataGACTAGGTATTGTAAAATTCCTATGTAATAAACATGACTTAGGtggcaaaataattattaattatatgaAAAACATGCACCAAGGTAGTTCATAGGTCATtgggtaggtaggtacgtatattAAATACGCTGATTTagctaagtaggtaggtatatgcaCAATTCAATCTAGGCatttccaaaattatttttgggttTACAAATGTAGCGTagtaaaaaccaaaaattataACTACATACAGCACTGGGGTTTGATAGAAGCACCATCATCAAATCGTATGATGTCCACTATCATCTAATCGGCTTCGGATGCAGTTggatcagtgttttacatgaagcgtctgtatctggggcccgattctcctaagttaataatgtctaaATTGAATagatcgaatcgcaatagcagttttagccatatcgggcattctgctactaatatacgACCAATCGTATTCTAACGACATTCgcttggtttgcgattggtctgctattttggcgattttggtctatacggaagtttgctctacaatcattttgcaatcgtaagtCGTTTggagacaaaatgattcattattgaatgacagaaaaggataaaaacgtttatttcaaagaaaaaaaatcggaATGCcccatacgcttcaatcgtaatcgagtcgtgattggatcgcagtcgaatgtgtatcgcttaagtaaaattaggagaatcgggcccctggcctGCACAACCCAGTGACCCAATAAGTAGCTTAGTAAGACTtaggactggttgtcaaactttgcTTCTGATTaccctaacgactgccaaagatgttccaaccgcagccgggacccaccaactgtaggtacctacgtgctttccgaaacacggaggaactcgtcatgaaaTAGATAGGTAGCTAGATCGCCTCCCATCTTAGGACCGATTGCACCCATACGATCGATCGATCCttgcatttttttcttagccaAGCATTATGGCCACGAATTCTCAAGTAAAATGCACCTTTGcaccctactaatattattgcAAATTGGTATGTTTGGATGTTTTTTCCTCAATTAAGTTTAAACGGATAACCATCAGGGTAGGTGTGTCAGGGTGGcagttatttacaaaataaataaataccattggaataaaagatttatttaataatcaatattcaattaaagaCTAGAACCTAATATAAAACCATAAAGAGCTGAAAAAACATCTTGAAAGCAAACATCTTTTACTGGTTTTTAAACTGTCGTTAGGCTCTTCAAAGTTTTAATTGAAGTTGAGAAAAAAATGTGCGAAATAAAGATAGGCAGTTACTTTGAGTGAGCCCTAAGTTAAATCAtgcgtaataaaaaaaaaaacattttaatagtatacctaatgtatttttgttcaaaaatattgcttatGTAATATAAATGCAACTAATATATAattactacaatcattaaaaataGCCGAATAAACTAAACGAACGCTAGTAAAAGCTACTAAAATGCAAGCAGACTAGAATTAAAGATCCTCAAACACATCGTTTGGCAGAGGGTTTCAAAGCACAAcccaagaaaaaataattgaattattgCAACATTTAACTGCCCCCTAACCTACGAAGAAAATCAATTACAAATCTTAAAAACATTACCTTGCTAGTTGCTACCTTTATTTTAAGGGGCCTGTCCTGAATTACTCATATTAAATGCTGAAAAAGTATTGGTGCATAGAAAAATCTCAATCTAACTAATAATACGAAAATTGCAATCAAGCTTACTCTATATAAGATCTGTTAAAACTTAGGTTGTAAATCTTCCTAACTCTGTGtatatttgtttcaataaaatctATAGTGCTATTTAATAGGTAAATATCTAATAAAACCCGGGCTTTCAAATCTCAGCGTTATTCTACAGCATCGAAGTCGCAATCACTAGCTGGAGTCACGTAAGGCAGTTCCATTTGAGATCCGAACTCAGCTTCTAGCAACACTTGTTGAATTTTAAGTCTGGCAAGTGCGTTCTGTTTCGAACTCAACCTTTTTAGAGTTGGGGCACAACTGATTAGGAATAGTTCGTCAGGGTCATTGCGGTTACACGAACAAGGGTTTGCGTCGTCGTCAGTGGAGTTCTGACGAGCTTTCTTGGGTGAAGGTTGGGAGTCGTCGTCGTCATCGTCTTCGTACTTCGTGTCCTGGCTGTAGGACAGGTCTGGCAAGCATTGTATCGCGCGCTGGCGGATCTCTTCTTCACCGTCCGAGTCTTCAGCCTCTTTTTTGGATGCTCTGCGAAAGTGTTTATAATGTTAGTTATTGCGATGGAGTCCTATTATTCCTATTTggcaatgtaaataaaatatacgtatGGGCATTAAATTCTCATGTTTCTTTTTGCACGGCTATTTTGCGGATCAGCAAAACTACCTATTCTCTACCATAAAACGTTACCAAAATGATCCataataataagtataaaaCAGAAAGTTACGTACCCATTATCTTTGGGCTCTATGTGCGGCAGAAGGAACCTCATGGCCTGATGATAAGGCCACCTGGTTCGACCTCCATGCGTCCTCTGCAGCTTTATGAACGAATCTCGAAGGGATCTCCAGCGCTTCTTACATTCTGattctgcaaaaaaataataattacaataattaattaggATACTTGGAGAAATAAAACTCTTGATTAGGCCAgaattacatttttatgttttctaaATGAGATTGTAGGGCAAGGCAACGTTCAGTAATTACAAGTGTAATAAAAGTACTAGTTATCGATGATAACCTTTGTGTACTTATTGTTAATTTAGAAACCGGCTGAAATTCTGGGAAATAAATACGGACGTTTATCGCCAACACGTTGATCAAAGTAAACATAATATCAGCAAGTGTTTTTAACAATATTAGGAATTGATAGATAATATCTAATCGAAGGCGAAGTAGGACGAAGAATTAATTAAGTTTCATTTAAGCGGGTTGGTAATCTGCGGTATTAATAAAACCATGGATTTAGCCAAGAACTTTGGAGTGGGGAGTACCTAGACAAGGATGTTTTTCCTATTATGGCACTTATAAGAAACTGCACTTACCAGAAACATGTAGAGCTTCTTGCACCTCTTTCCACGCATCGTCTCTTAGCTTTGTTTTATTGAAACCGCTGACGGACTTGTCGTACAGAATTGGACGCTTTTCGACCTCCTTGATCAAATCTATTTCGTtcattttctttaactttttggttttctttctttggaatattttaattatttacagcTGTATAAATAGGGATTGTGCTGGAAGACTATTGTTATAACAAGAATGTACttatattatgaatattttgtttactagTGAAATATTTGGCAGTGTGTTTAACTATctcaaacaaattattttttgtacctactataaaattgttactttttatacatatagtatATCTTCTTTTATTCTTACTTTGTGGTATTTATCACAATTTCTAACGCAGACCTCACCGAAAATcacttctattattattataaacaaattcGTTGCACATAACGGTCTTGGTAACGCAccaattttttttgcaaatcacTGCGAAACGCTCACTTTTTTTGTGTTCTATTTGATTAGAATGATACACAGTACCGGTGTGATGGTGGAATGGGATGTTGGAGCACTGGGTGAGGGAGCATGACGCACGGTCCGCGCGCGCCGCGCGTATCGAGCGGCGCGgccggcgcggcgcggtgcggcgttGCTCCCGGCCCTACGAACTTCAACTTTATTGATTTTGCTGATTAGGAAACAAGTGAATGGGGATAACTTAGCTGTAATGTAATACGAGTAATCGCGAACTTTTGTTATGGCTTCCGTTTTGGTTTATTTGTTGCTGGGAAAAATCGATACTTAATTTAGTTAACTAATTAAGCTGGTTGTACCTTATCAACATTTTAAGATTATACCTACTATGTTTCCGTTTTCCGTTTTCATACACTCGGTAGAATTATGGCATTATGTTGTATTATTAACTATTCCTCAGTTTAAATAAGTTAACATAATATAAGCAGGTATTGTTAACATAATTTTCAGTTACCTGCTACCTGCCTGCCTGCTGATACACACTGCTAACACATTGGCATGCGCAACCAACGCATTGGAAAAATGCATGCCTTGGTAAATATTTGAACGTTTCGTTCATACAATCACGCCAATCACGCACACAAGACGAAAAGCACCTATGTACTTAAATctatataaaaacaaagtttcGAGATCGAGGGAACCTTCCGTCTTCGTCGTTATCGTAACTTTAGTAAtgactagccattttcccgcggttacaccAGCGTCACgaaggaactactgcccgtaccgggataaaatatagcctttacCTTGTTACTCGggatatatcttagacaccgatgactgtgtttcggatgatacgttaaactgtaggtcccggatgtcattgaacatccttggtagtcgttacgggtaggtagtcagaagccagtaagtctgacaccagcctaaccaaggggtattgggtattgggttgaggtcaggcagggcagtcgctccttgtaaagcactggtactcggctacatccggttagactggaagccgaccccaacatagttgggaaacgggctcggaggatgatactatgttactcgggaagagtgtagcattccaacagtgaaataatttttcgaatcggttctgcagtttcggagccttaaggGTACagtacagacaaacaaaaaatgttttaatatgtattagtatagataacagaaaaaataatataaaataacgcTACGTACACTCCGTCTATGATGTGTTTGGGCTTTGCactaatgaaaacaaaaaagagCTACAGACGGGAGTAACTGACCCTTTCCCCTTTCTGAATTAGTAAGTCCTATTTTGATCAACGATGTTTTCCTTAACCATATGTGATGTTGAAGTGTCGGATTAACCACATGGGCCACGGGGgcccgtcataggccttttatgtaccagggccgcggtatctctttcgaacaacccgcagccccggcaggccttggccctgctgggccccgctggggttgctgacatctctttgaggagcgcgtggaacaacgcgcgccgtcgactcgggtctgtcgtctaagcagacagagggacgatgagccacccgaactcaccgcccacagacccacgcctacggtggccgggagtcatcacgcgacacccggcgcccatggtgtctacctggtccagcgcggcggccgggatgagaggtgcgtactctctggcgttccgcctcctccttctcgagcatgaccgcttcgcagaaggaggcgacggcatcccattccctctcgccccggaccatggcctgaaccagggccggacgcgagagctcgccgccgcccaaagccttgacgaggacccggcggggCCACGGGGGCCCCGCGCATAGTTTTAACTGGACTGGTAGGAAGTTTACCAATTTTTGAGACTTAAGGGCTATATTAATATTGCTACGGCTGCCTACATTGATCTGGCTTGGCAAGGAAAACAACTCAACACAACAGTGTTTAACTTGAGAGGTAGGTAGGTGCCTTAAGCACTAGCTAGACCACTGGCCACCTCATCATGAGTTAcgtaccatcatcatcatcagccttttatcATCCCACCGcgcgaatcttgagctctgaccttcacctgcgcaaaagtaatttattgggttccttttgtggtatgaagtgaggcgcgggaacgggctaaagcggtgattggcccgcagtgcatcgcgtcatagtcGTCACTCGGGAtcggttctttgctaataaatcacttctgcgcagatgtaggtcagagctcaagattcgtgccgataactatatgtaCCTAAATTAAACGAGGAAGCACTTTaggcaaacaaaaagttattaaatgagatttttttaattacagtgGTTATAACAATTTTTTGTAACAAGAAATAATTTCTTACATTAGTTAGtgttcattatttttcattttaacatCAGTCTTTCTTGTTATCTAAGAAGTTatgaacttaataaaaatattttttataattattcaaataaatccaCAATTAtgattgtaaattaatttgatttcatCCTTTCCCACTTGCATAGACAAATAAATGTTGATTTTTGGTACAAACTaaatttatgaaataattatgtacaaacTAGCAAGGAAATAACTTTTTTGTACATCATCAGGATAACTTTAACACGTCGTCAATATATATTCATGAACAATTAACGCGTTtcataaaagtaacaaaaaacatactCTTTATTACGCATGCGCGAAGGCGCTAAATAGCTAACTTCGGAGTAGCAAATCTGTCTGATTTACTCCTCAGATTTTACAGGTCGTTTCTTTATATGGACCTTTCGCACATGTATTCCTAAGGTATTCTTACAAAAGAATTTCTTATCACATATGTAACATTCCACACTCTCGAGCAATTTGTGATATTGTAAGTGTGTCTTGCCAGCGAAATACCGAGAGCACTTACGGCAACGTACCCCGGAATGTATACTGAAATAATGATGCATAAACGACtttctacataaaaacttttttgagcaTGCATCACACTCCATCTCAGGGTTGCGCTTGAAGACATTTTCATGAACATCCCTAATATGTCTTTGCAGATATGAGTCTCTATTAAACTTTTTATGACATTCCTTGCATTCAACAACCTTTTCCGGAAACATATGACAACGCATATGTATGACTAAATAGCTTTTATTACGGAAAAATTTCTTACAAAAATCGCAGTAGAATTTAGAATCCTTTGATTCGTGCATATTCAAGCGATGAAATCGTAACTTGTGTATTTGGGGAAATACTTTTAAGCAAATATCACACTCGAACCGTCCTCCTTTCTCGTGAAGTAATTTGTGTCTACGGTAGCCACTGACATCAGAAAATGCTTTAGGACAGAAGGGGCATTTGTACCGTTTTTCTCCAGTATGTGTTCGTTTGTGGCGTGCCAAGGCTGACATATCATGAAAACCTTTGTTGCAATACGGACAATCATACGGCTTTACAACACTGTGAATGATTTCATGACGGTCCCTGTAGGCTGATGCTTTGAAAGCCTTAGGACAATGCCTACATTTAAAGGTTCTCTCTGTATTATGGGTTTGTAAATGAGTGGAAAGAACACAACTCTGAGTGTACGACTTTCCACATATATGGCATGAGAATGGACGTTCCCCTGAATGTATGCGGTAGTGGACATAAACACGATGAATttctataaaagtttttttacatacaGGACACTCAAATTTATTGTCATCAGTTTTCCTTACATTTATATTTGGTTTTGGTGGAGTGATAAATTTTCGTTTTCTAATTTTCTTATCTGTAGATCTCTGTTTTCCTTTTTTGTTCTTGGTcacaatttctttttttattttcgatcCTTTACTTGTGCCATGTTTTTTGTCTTGCGTCTGTTTTTTAAGAATATCTTTTTTGTCTTTCTGTTTTTCACCAGTTCTATGCACCAATTTCATGTGGTTTTTCAGATCATATTGTTTGTAGAATCCAATGCCACAATGACAAATGTGTGGGAACGGCAAGTGAAGCACGGAATGAGTTTTAAGAGTGCTTTCATCAACAAATGAATAATCACAGTCCGGGCATTTATAGGTCTTCGGTATATCAGTGCTTATTTGACATCTGCCTAGCTTTCTTTGATTATTcctgaaaaaagaaaacaaatattacagGAGTTTCATTCAAAGTATTAGTGAATTTTGAAAGAATGTAATTGATTCCAAGCTAGGAATAGTTTctctttatagttttttttagacCATAATCAAACATGTTGATAGTAGTCTTTGGTGAAAATACATAACAAACTATAACACCTTTGAAGAGTAACctgcattaaaaaatatatgtatttagagAAAGAAATAGCTTGTTTTAGTTATCTACTTACACTTTCTGTTGTACGTGTTGAAGCTTATGAAGCATCAATTCTCTGTTAGTGGAGAACCCTCCGGGGCAGAGATCGCAACTGAAAAATGTAGCTCTTTCTAGTACCACATGCGCACTTATTAACTGAAACATGTAAACATATTATTAACACATACTCTTGATTAATTGTATTGGAAACAGATAGTGACTTTGTGACGCAAGTGAATGTTGAATTTGACGAATCAATGATTAGACTGCtggttattgttataattaaatggTTTAAATCATCTTAAAATGTCTAAAcacattaaattttatttggcaAAAGACAGTACTGAAATTATAAGCTTTTCaaaaaatctaatgtttttTAGACATATGGCCAAAagatgtttaaaaattaaagaaaaacaacattCTGTCACTGTAACTTTAAACGATAATTTTATATGGAAAAAGTTGTGAAGACACTTACATGGGAAAAAAAATGCTGATCATGATATGACATGTGGTTCATAATGTCACTTAAACTCGGGAAGACCTTTGGGCATCTATCACATTTATATACTTTCAGCCTTTCCAGCTTCACTTGTAAATCAGgcccctgaaaaaaaaaaccttgaaagGTTAAAACCTTCTTGATGCTAGAAGTTTGCGGATAGAAGATTAGTCTTGCAGGTTTAGTATAATATGCTAGTTGTTTTCCTGCAttgtcacccgcgtcccatgggaccTACTGTCCATACCGGGTTAAAATTTAGCGTTGATACtagggaagagtgtagctttccaaattatttttataatcggttcagtagatcGAAACCTTGATTGTATAAGGAAAcactctttattatattagtatagatttggtCTTGTGTGTATATGTtccataataattttatatactcAAAGGGTTAGTGTTACCGATTGGTATTAGTAcaagtatttttgtaacttaCTTGAACACTAGTAACAGTAGTAACCTTTGATTGCTTCACACTCAAGGTAATATTGAAAATGTACGTAGGGCTCCAGTGTTAAAAAGATATTAGATGAAAATAACTGAACTTACATAAAAGTTTTATAGCCTTAGAAATTCTAACCTATCAGGCGGTAGATTTGTTGCGAAGTAAAAATTATGAGTGAATAAAACTGCATACTCACCAGTTTCATCTTTACTGTAATTAGACACGAGGGCTTTCAGTAAACGCTAGGAAATATGATATTCTTGTGAATTTGCTGCTGTAACTGTTTTTACTAACGAATCATAACTTTTGAACTGTGTTGAACATTCTTATCGAGTAGTTCATTTAGTGGCAACTACTCAATTTGTACTTTATAATTATCTCTGTAGCAATAAATGTGTATAGGTAATTAGCCAAAAAAgtacaaatattttagaaaagcgCGGTTGTTTACAAGTTTTACAAAAACTGCAACCGGTAATCAGACAGTGACAGAAAGGGGAAGTTGACAGACATAGACTATACgatctattttaataaaactttatggGCTTTCAAGACTATAGCtcaaaagcaaaagaaaaatattacaaaagtaaTGTGTCCTTTAAGTATATTCATagtttattgtattattatatttggtaTTAATTAAATGATGGCGTGCTTTTTAATGGACTAAAGTCCTGTatgttcaaataacaataacaaaatttaatgtcattaaaaaaaaacaaaataacgtcATTCATAGTTTATGGATGCCGCCTAGCCGCGAGTCAGCTGaggattatttttacaaaaaaacacgaaatattcaataaactaATCAGATTCTTGTTGCTCTGATATATGCTACACAACGGTCTCTTTAGTGCAGCCACACAAATTTCTGACAGTGTAAGGTGaggcaaattttaaattatttctgtaCTACCTGTTTCTTGCGGCGTTACCCGCATCCCCGGGAATTTTTTTTCCCGTATCTGGATAAAATATGCCcggagatagtgtagcttcttaAGAGTGAGCGAATTTCTATGATCGGTTCAGTACTTTCGGAGCAaaagaacaaacaaaagaatCTTTGTTTTGTAGGTAACTAAATAAGCTtaggttttgttttgatatccATACCTATTCAAGATTAGCACCCTAAGACGGCCCACTGAGTAAGAAATATTCCAAATCCGGGTAAGTTTCTATAAAACGATCATGAAATAAATCCAAAGTATTATCCCATCATGTTTAACAGAGGTTGAAGAAGTTCAGAATTccgggattgtttgaaaaagtTACCCAACTGATGGTCCCGGGTGTTAGcagtgttagcacccataacacaagctaacAAATAGCTTTCCaaggggctaaccaaccgtgtgtcgcaatatttattttatttatgtttctagCTTGTTTTTATCTTATCTCTCTGTGTAGTTTTATGTCTGATGTTTTGTGCctacttatatgaaattaaTAGTCGTATTTCGTTTTGTCATTTTCTAAAAGTCCTTATTACTTTATAGGAACTGgacttaaaaattattttttactgtctGATTCCTGTGTGCTTTTTAAAACCAGGATTTTTTTCTCTATACCCAATTTTATCTTTACTGGTTCAGCCATTTTATGGAGggcttttaaataaatgtacagATGCATCtctaatattgtttttgatCATGAGCTCAGACACTTACactgtttaattttgtaaataaaaacttgtcaaaaatattttgggtCACCTTCAAATAACTCAGTCAATCCTTGAAATGAAGTTTCAATGAActgcataaaattaatttacattttatttcatttaaataataattgattgtaaatatttttatgataagttTGTTTAAgttgttaattatattatgcTTTGTTACATTAGAAAAATATGATCAGCATGCTGTATCTAACAATcgaattgttatttaattagtacaaggtaaaaaaaaatatgctttcaATCAAATACTGAATTGATTTGTAATTTACCTTCAAAAAAGTGCAGGACACAATAATCACAAGGCAATGTATGATGCATTCACTAGTTTcacataaatatgttatttatatgcgcagtccctattaaatatttaatgtactttgcAGATAGCGTCGCGTTCAGTGTGCGTTACAGGCTGTTATGTGGAAAATGTCTTCACAGGTAAATTgaaattttttataattattatcacttcttaaaagaaataattaaaataataatgtatagaATTTTTGTATTGGGCTAATTTACTTAGCAAAAAAGAGAAAAGTATTAAAGgaaagattttcaaaattctaatctagttaatgttattttactCTAGAGGATATTTTTAACACAACCATAACTAACAAGTAGAGGAATTTCCAGAATTTGCACTATTACAGTTTccttcaaataactttgcttctTTAAAGTTAGCCATTTGGTGCCTCATTGCACAATATACTATCAATTCTCTTCATACCTTTTGACTATCTTGAAGTCGGTAATAGACAATTTCACACAGGGCACACAGAGCTGCTCAATGCTAGCATATTAGCATAGATTTCTCCTAACATTATTATTTCCTAAACTTTCAGCTAGAAACCATAGTTGCCGCCTACAAGACGTTGACAAAGATCCCGTCTCTAACCGGTGGGAAGCTCAACAATGCTGCTAATAAGGTGACAGCTAAGTGGTCTGTTCGCAACTTGGATAAAGGCAAGAACACATCATATGCTACCTCGTACACCTTGGACAGCGAACTTTATGTTACCGATGAAAGTGATTTTGGAACTGATATTAGTAATGAGTAAGTAATTAGtaccatattttttaaattaaaaagaaaaacatgttAAAACTCTTCTGTAAAAAAAACCTTGATCCGATTAACCATGACTGTATGTGTTGGGAAAACAGATGAACATGACTGACTACATTCTT
Coding sequences:
- the LOC124633094 gene encoding zinc finger protein 91-like is translated as MKLGPDLQVKLERLKVYKCDRCPKVFPSLSDIMNHMSYHDQHFFSHLISAHVVLERATFFSCDLCPGGFSTNRELMLHKLQHVQQKVNNQRKLGRCQISTDIPKTYKCPDCDYSFVDESTLKTHSVLHLPFPHICHCGIGFYKQYDLKNHMKLVHRTGEKQKDKKDILKKQTQDKKHGTSKGSKIKKEIVTKNKKGKQRSTDKKIRKRKFITPPKPNINVRKTDDNKFECPVCKKTFIEIHRVYVHYRIHSGERPFSCHICGKSYTQSCVLSTHLQTHNTERTFKCRHCPKAFKASAYRDRHEIIHSVVKPYDCPYCNKGFHDMSALARHKRTHTGEKRYKCPFCPKAFSDVSGYRRHKLLHEKGGRFECDICLKVFPQIHKLRFHRLNMHESKDSKFYCDFCKKFFRNKSYLVIHMRCHMFPEKVVECKECHKKFNRDSYLQRHIRDVHENVFKRNPEMECDACSKKFLCRKSFMHHYFSIHSGVRCRKCSRYFAGKTHLQYHKLLESVECYICDKKFFCKNTLGIHVRKVHIKKRPVKSEE
- the LOC124633492 gene encoding uncharacterized protein LOC124633492, which translates into the protein MNEIDLIKEVEKRPILYDKSVSGFNKTKLRDDAWKEVQEALHVSESECKKRWRSLRDSFIKLQRTHGGRTRWPYHQAMRFLLPHIEPKDNGASKKEAEDSDGEEEIRQRAIQCLPDLSYSQDTKYEDDDDDDSQPSPKKARQNSTDDDANPCSCNRNDPDELFLISCAPTLKRLSSKQNALARLKIQQVLLEAEFGSQMELPYVTPASDCDFDAVE